Proteins co-encoded in one Gopherus evgoodei ecotype Sinaloan lineage chromosome 4, rGopEvg1_v1.p, whole genome shotgun sequence genomic window:
- the TNFAIP2 gene encoding tumor necrosis factor alpha-induced protein 2, producing MIKMMPFFNSPFGMGKISKDCITGVKPSGKPSTSSESEPDSVSIESAVEETEPKDQVKTESRGQDSALGDSNAPSTPANGSCPPSSKCRESPKKKGIKGKLKDAFNFRGGQKIVNQTEKDGAVTDKKPLTVEQIREHLESDRFFDATQQLIALEWALYNNLGGKSEEELLREQSTVESLYELLKSKVFSIIKNSIILAPSNPKLLRHAVYTIEEQEVEDERYKSEKPPDKVVSYRPRKWKEVWMDTVKQSVAERMKDIQLTSSAENLSTTAFCFLHMGRTMKEDMITVVECIKQHYHAQFNVCSTYAECYHSYFSSQLQLIAEFELGDKDLYLLLTWVQNFYPNDIRKNSILMKELDEAKLGSLLPPKTIKQLEVKYLYNEVASIKNWLAKSLEMEVKRWTEEREPEKLDGHFHSELAIDVIQTIHGGQKRAAEITPELGKQLSVVLLVELSTFLKSYQKALEEFKEKNKQHSYFKATIIANINNCMNFRDHTEKTTPSAQDSTRLKILGTLSVIENLGYDVLLQDLFLELKPIFRKFTQSKWLSCSETINEIIQATSNHLSEFKTLHDPFYQGIMEKVHGHLVREYIVRLIKKKVSLKTPELQQNLANLISTHAYHLQSFCKEKGSKATWLDSALPKLAEIIRLQDSNGIKIEVAMLANTYPDMSKKHVAAILYIKGNLPNSEVRSILSILDVSTKSTTSCESLFSAIKIS from the exons atgataaaaatgaTGCCCTTTTTCAACAGTCCTTTTGGGATGGGTAAGATTTCTAAGGACTGCATCACTGGAGTAAAGCCGTCTGGAAAACCTTCTACATCATCAGAATCCGAGCCAGATAGTGTGTCTATAGAATCAGCTGTGGAAGAGACCGAGCCAAAAGATCAGGTGAAAACTGAAAGCCGAGGACAAGATTCTGCTCTCGGAGACTCAAATGCACCTTCcactccagccaatgggagctgtcctCCTTCATCCAAGTGCAGAGAGAGTCCCAAAAAGAAAGGAATAAAGGGAAAACTAAAAGATGCCTTTAATTTTCGGGGTGGTCAGAAGATAGTGAATCAAACAGAAAAGGATGGAGCAGTGACAGACAAGAAGCCACTGACAG TTGAACAAATCAGAGAGCACCTTGAAAGTGACCGATTCTTCGATGCCACTCAACAGCTGATTGCTCTGGAGTGGGCCCTTTACAACAACTTAGGTGGCAAGAGTGAAGAGGAATTGCTAAGGGAGCAAAGCACAGTGGAATCACTCTATGAACTACTGAAGAGTAAAGTCTTCAGCATCATAAAGAATTCGATAATCCTAGCGCCATCTAATCCAAAATTACTTCGGCATGCCGTGTACACAATAGAagagcaggaggtggaggatGAGAGATACAAGTCAGAAAAGCCACCTGACAAGGTCGTGAGTTACAGACCCAGAAAATGGAAGGAGGTTTGGATGGACACAGTGAAGCAGTCTGTAGCTGAGCGTATGAAAGACATCCAGCTCACTAGCTCTGCTGAGAACCTGTCTACAACTGCTTTTTGCTTTCTGCACATGGGAAGGACAATGAAAGAGGATATGATAACAGTGGTGGAATGCATTAAACAACATTACCACGCACAGTTTAACGTATGCAGCACATATGCAGAATGTTACCATAGCTATTTCTCTTCTCAGCTGCAGCTGATTGCTGAGTTTGAACTGGGAGATAAGGACCTATATCTCCTCCTCACTTGGGTGCAGAACTTTTATCCAAA TGACATAagaaaaaattccattttaatgAAAGAGTTGGATGAAGCCAAACTGGGGAGCCTGTTGCCACCCAAAACGATCAAACAGCTTGAAGTTAAATACCTGTATAATGAAGTG GCTTCTATCAAGAACTGGCTGGCCAAGAGTTTAGAAATGGAAGTAAAGAGGTGGACAGAAGAGAGAGAACCAGAAAAACTGGATGGACATTTTCACAGTGAATTAGCCATAGATGTCATCCAG ACTATTCATGGAGGACAAAAGCGAGCTGCAGAAATTACACCTGAACTGGGCAAACAACTGTCCGTTGTACTATTGGTGGAGCTGTCAACGTTTTTGAAAAG CTACCAGAAGGCCTTAGAAgaatttaaagagaaaaacaagcaGCACAGCTATTTCAAGGCTACGATAATTGCAAATATTAACAACTGTATGAATTTTAG AGACCACACAGAGAAAACCACACCATCAGCACAAGACAGCACGAGATTGAAAATACTTGGTACACTTAGTGTAATAGAGAACCTTGGCTATGATGTGCTGCTTCAAGATTTGTTTCTGGAGTTAAAG CCTATTTTTAGAAAGTTCACCCAAAGTAAATGGCTTTCGTGCAGTGAAACGATTAATGAAATCATTCAGGCCACCAGCAACCACCTTTCAGAATTCAAGACTCTCCACGACCCTTTTTATCAG GGCATTATGGAGAAGGTCCATGGTCACTTGGTGAGAGAATACATTGTGAGGCTAATTAAGAAGAAAGTCAGTTTGAAAACCCCAGAACTACAGCAAAACTTGGCAAATCTCATTTCAACTCACGCCTACCACTTGCAAAGCTTCTGCAAAGAGAAG GGGTCCAAGGCCACGTGGTTGGATTCTGCACTCCCAAAACTGGCTGAAATAATCAGACTTCAGGATTCAAATGGCATTAAAATAGAAGTTGCTATGCTTGCTAATACATACCCAGATATGAG CAAAAAGCACGTTGCTGCCATCTTGTACATCAAGGGAAACTTGCCAAACAGTGAAGTAAGAAGCATCCTGAGCATCCTGGATGTCAGCACAAAGTCCACCACTTCCTGTGAATCACTGTTCTCAGCTATAAAGATTTCCTAG